The following DNA comes from Peribacillus sp. FSL E2-0218.
ATCTTTGTCGCTTCATCGGCTGAAATCTTCTGTTCCCGATATTCGTTGAAATCGATGGGAGGACCGTAAACCACCTTCAATGGCCGTAAAAACTTATAGGGGCCGATGATTGCACAAGGTATGATCACGGCATCAGATCGCAATGCGAAAAAACCAGCACCTGCCAAGCCTTCTCCCAATTCACCAGTTTTACTTCTGGTTCCTTCGGGAAACAGCCCGAGGACCTTGCCTTCCTTCAGAAGCTTTAAACCCTTCCTGAGCGATTCCCGGTCACTGTTGCCCCGCTTGACCGGAAAAGCATTCACCCTAGGTAATATACCCTTTAAAACAGGAGCTTGAAACAACTCTTCCTTCGCCATGAAATGTATATCGCGAGGTGATGTCATGCCAACTACGGGCGGATCCAAATTATCAATGTGATTGGAGCAGATCAAGACACCGCCCTCTTTAGGGAAATGTTCCTTTCCTAAGGTTTTAACCCTATAAGCAGGCGTTAAAACGCCTTTTACAACGTTTTTGGCAAATGTGTAAAAATCCAATTTATCTTTTCCTCTCTTCTATTAAAGACATGATACTTTCGGCCACCTCTTGAATTGATAAGGAAGTCGTATCGATTTCGATGGCATCCGCTGCCTTTTTCAAGGGCGATACTTCACGTTCGGAGTCCAGCTTATCCCTTGTTGCAATTTCTTCCCTCAGCTTTTCGATATCGGAAGGGAAACCTTTCACTACATTTTCCTGGTGTCGCCGTTGGGCCCTTTCCTCTACAGACGCAATCAGGAAAACCTTCACTTCAGCGTTTGGCAGCACATGCGTGCCGATATCCCTTCCATCCATGACGACGCCGCCGTTTTCGCCAAAGATTTGCTGCCTGCGCACCATTTCTTCGCGAATGCTCCGGTGCTTCGCCACTTCCGATACAGAGCCAGTCACTTCATTGTTTCTGATTTGGGCTGTCACGTCCTCATGATCCAAGAATACCAGCTGTCCCTTTTCACTCGTCCTTAATTCTATTTCCGTATCGATGAGCACTCCAAAAAGAGCTTGTTCATCATTGAGGCGAACCTGTTGATTAAGAGCCTTAAAGGTAAGGGCCCTGTACATCGCGCCTGTATCCACATATATGTAATTGAACTTTTCTGCGACAATTTTAGCAACCGTGCTTTTTCCAGCCGCAGCTGGCCCATCGATTGCAACTGATAATTTTTTTTCCATAAATCCTCCCAAGAATCCTACAATCATGCTGATT
Coding sequences within:
- the cmk gene encoding (d)CMP kinase is translated as MEKKLSVAIDGPAAAGKSTVAKIVAEKFNYIYVDTGAMYRALTFKALNQQVRLNDEQALFGVLIDTEIELRTSEKGQLVFLDHEDVTAQIRNNEVTGSVSEVAKHRSIREEMVRRQQIFGENGGVVMDGRDIGTHVLPNAEVKVFLIASVEERAQRRHQENVVKGFPSDIEKLREEIATRDKLDSEREVSPLKKAADAIEIDTTSLSIQEVAESIMSLIEERKR
- a CDS encoding lysophospholipid acyltransferase family protein; this translates as MDFYTFAKNVVKGVLTPAYRVKTLGKEHFPKEGGVLICSNHIDNLDPPVVGMTSPRDIHFMAKEELFQAPVLKGILPRVNAFPVKRGNSDRESLRKGLKLLKEGKVLGLFPEGTRSKTGELGEGLAGAGFFALRSDAVIIPCAIIGPYKFLRPLKVVYGPPIDFNEYREQKISADEATKIIMDRIGKLISEHK